In the Candidatus Methanoperedens sp. genome, CTTCGACAGAAGCATCAAGACAGCTATCAAGATTGACAGAAACACAGCTTATCGAAAAAAAGGGGGATGGAATATATTATAATACGCTCCTGGGTAAACTGGTCGTATCTGCCATATCAGATATGAACTTCATTTCAGAGAAATCAGGATACTTCCTGAAACATGACACTGCACAGATTCCGCCAGATCTCCTGGGACAAATAGATGCACTCGCTGAAGGTGAAATATTAACGGGTGTTTATAATATTTTAAATACCCATGAAAAATTGGGTGATGGTATAAAAAGCTATATGTGGTACATGTCTGATGATTTCCCCAGGCATCATTTGCCCAATATAGAAAAAAAATTAGGAGAGGGATTGGAAATCAAAGTAATTCTTCCAGATGACTTATGCTCTCCTTCGGTACTTACCGAAAAAAGCAGGAATAAGATAAAGGTCAAAGTATTGGACGAGATCAAAATATCAGTAATCGTAAGCGATAAATTTTGTATTCTCGAATTGCCCGGACAGGATGGAAAGATTGATCATAATACTGCCATTTTCGGTTATGACGACAGATTCAGGGAATGGTGCAAGAAGCTCTTCCAGTACTACTGGGAAGCAAAATGCTCTCCTTGCGTTGCTAATTTGAAGGAATGTCCAAAAGGCTTTTATCTTCATCCTTGAAATATATACTTTGATGAGTGCATTCAGTCATATTATGTCCTCAGAAATATAATATGACTTAAAGTGATAGATAATTAACGTTAATTTGGGGTATTTATGCAAGAATACAAACTTTTCATTAACGGAGAATGGGTAGCATCAAGCAGTGGCGAGATGTTTGATGACATTAACCCTGCAACTCTTGAATTGATAGGGAAGCTTCATAAAGCAAATGAAGATGATGTGAAAAATGCAGCTGATGCAGCAGAGGAGGCGTTTGATACCTGGAGCAGCACTCCTGCCCCCCGGCGCGCAAAGATATTATTCAGGGGGGCCCGGATGCTTGAAGAGAGAAAAGAAGAGCTTTCACGACTCATGACAATGGAAATGGGAAAAGTCCTTAAGGAAGCGCGGGGAGATGTCCAGGAGGCGATCGATATGGCATATTATGCAGCAGGAGAAGGTCGTCGTCTTCTGGGAGAAACTACGCCTTCTGAACTTGCAGATAAATTCTGCATGACCGTCCGCCACCCCATAGGTGTAGTCGGGCTCATAACACCCTGGAATTTCCCGATAGCGATCCCTGCCTGGAAAATAATGCCTGCGCTCATTGCTGGAAACACACTCGTTTTCAAACCTGCAAGCGATACACCCATCCTTTCTATTGAACTTGTAAAAATTCTCCAGGAAGCAGGTCTTCCCGATGGCGTTTTAAATCTTGTGACTGGTGAGGGAAAAACGGTCGGCAGCGAGATCGTTCATAACAGGAAGATCGGGGCGGTTTCATTCACAGGTTCTCTTGAAACAGGGAAATGGATATTGGGAGAAGCTGCAAGGGATATGAAAAAAGTATCCCTGGAACTGGGCGGGAAAAATCCCATCATTGTTATGGATGATGCAGACCTTAACCTTGCAACTGACGGGATTATATGGGGTGCATTCGGAACAACAGGACAGCGATGTACTGCGGCAAGCCGTGTGATTGCGCATGAGAAAATCCTTCCTGAGCTTCTGAAAAAGCTTACCGAAAGAACGGAAAAACTTAAAACCGGGAACGGTCTTCTTGATAATATAGACGTGGGGCCGGTCATAAATAATTCGCAGCTCCGGAAGATAGCAAGATATGTGGATATCGGAAAAAAAGAAGGCGCAAAACTTGTACTGGGCGGAAATGTTATCAACCCCCTTCCAGGCTACTTTTTTGAACCTACAATATTTACTGATGTATCACCTGACATGAGGATAGCGCAGGAA is a window encoding:
- a CDS encoding DUF1724 domain-containing protein, with product MKVYELFAELSSENRLAILHTLDEKPMTFTSLIKEVDITSTEASRQLSRLTETQLIEKKGDGIYYNTLLGKLVVSAISDMNFISEKSGYFLKHDTAQIPPDLLGQIDALAEGEILTGVYNILNTHEKLGDGIKSYMWYMSDDFPRHHLPNIEKKLGEGLEIKVILPDDLCSPSVLTEKSRNKIKVKVLDEIKISVIVSDKFCILELPGQDGKIDHNTAIFGYDDRFREWCKKLFQYYWEAKCSPCVANLKECPKGFYLHP
- a CDS encoding aldehyde dehydrogenase family protein, coding for MQEYKLFINGEWVASSSGEMFDDINPATLELIGKLHKANEDDVKNAADAAEEAFDTWSSTPAPRRAKILFRGARMLEERKEELSRLMTMEMGKVLKEARGDVQEAIDMAYYAAGEGRRLLGETTPSELADKFCMTVRHPIGVVGLITPWNFPIAIPAWKIMPALIAGNTLVFKPASDTPILSIELVKILQEAGLPDGVLNLVTGEGKTVGSEIVHNRKIGAVSFTGSLETGKWILGEAARDMKKVSLELGGKNPIIVMDDADLNLATDGIIWGAFGTTGQRCTAASRVIAHEKILPELLKKLTERTEKLKTGNGLLDNIDVGPVINNSQLRKIARYVDIGKKEGAKLVLGGNVINPLPGYFFEPTIFTDVSPDMRIAQEEIFGPVVSLIRAQDIDDAIHIANSVEYGLSSSIYSADLKNAFKAIEKIDAGITYVNASTIGAEIHLPFGGVKSTGNGTREGGTTAIEEFTELKTVYFDYSGKLQKAQIDI